The nucleotide window GGGAGGATGAGTTTAACCATCCTCCTCCCTACTCATAACTTGCATAACTAATGAGCCTTAACTCCATGATAAATTAAGCAGGACCAATGACTCCTCTTATTTGCACATGCTAACTGGTTGACGGCTCATTCAAATAACATCGCAAAAGGACTATTTTCCACAATTTTTTCTAAACAGTAAAAGATTTcaacaaaaataattatatacaaTAATTATGTTGGAGATGCTTGAATACAACCATTATCAGGTAAGATTCTTCGCTGATGATGAATAGATAAGACAATGATGATTACTGAGCTTAATGGTGTTTTGCTGCTTTTGGTCTTACATTTAACTTCTAAAGGGAGCAACTAAGTTTGAGCTCTGTTTATTTTTATGCTACATTGAAGTTGTTGCTGAAGTTCAGATATAATAGTCTGATATGGATTCAAATGTGTTTGCAATAGTATTGGGATGAGCTTGAGATCCCTTTACATTCTGTTTGAATTTTCACAAATATTTACTGATTTCCAAATTGCATTGTTAAAATAAGCAATATTCTATGATTGTATTAACATATTGTTCAACTTTATGTATATTTAAACTAAAGACAAAGTTCAAAGCTATATATATAAAACTGgattattttattaatgaaCTTTCTAAGATTCTTTGTGAAGAACGGATTCTGATTCTGTCAATACATCCATAcaatttctctttttttgttgcattgaTGATAGAGTTATCTGAGAGATTCTTCTCAGGGATCTTAAGTCATTTGAAAAGCCCTACATGGTTGGCTCCATGAAACGACACAAGAAACCTTACTATTTGAAACTATTTCCTCTTTGTCCTTAATAGTTCTTCTGACTTTTCTAGGTGCCGTCCCACCTGGAGAGCCCAACTAAGTACCAGATCCAGCAGGCCCAGAGGCAACAGGTGAGGCAGtatctctcctccaccctcggTGGGAAAACGGGTAGCCAGTGCCCTAGCCAAACCCCGGAACGAGGCATGCCCCCTGGGCCGGCCAGCAGCGCCCCCAACAGCCCCATGGCCCTGCTCACTCTCAGCTCCAACTGTGAGAAAGAGGTACAACTGCCACTAGGCCCAAGAGTTAGACGGTTGTCCACTTAATCATGCACTGAACATGGCGTTTCTTTTAAGATaatttcatcttttttttcatgaatgttTGTGTCATTAATTAAATGGACTGTATTCTTTTTATAGATGGATGATGTTATTGACGATATTATTAGCTTGGAAACAAGTTATAATGAGGACATCCTCGGCCTTATGGATTCTGGAGTCCAGATTTTGAACACGGTAATTCGGTTATGTACCTAATTCGAAACATTGTGCAATACCTCCAACATATCTTAAAGATATTTctgcaatacatttttattgattatgtttgtgtgtagctCCCAGTGTCTGGCAACCTTCTGGACATGTATAGCAGCCAAGGAATCAACAACTCATGCTCTTCCAGTATGTCCAACATTAAAAGGGAATACACAGGTGATATACCATTTCTGCACTAATTAAAAGTCCATAGTGAAGACCTAGGATGTATTTGCCGATGAGCATTTTAtttgaaaaggaaaaattagGAATTACATAAGATTTAAACCGACACTTAACCCATTTTACCTTATCGAAATGCAAACAGTAGTATTAAACACGTTATTTTCCAAATAGTTGGTCCAGGCCCTGGCATGATGCACATGCTGGAGAAGCCTGGGCCATGCAGCCAGTATGAAAACTACCAAAGGCAAGAAGGCTATCCAGTAGGTAAGCAAAGAACACTGAATAAAGGAAATGTTTGTCTTTATTTCTCAGACTGTATGCAAGCTATTATCATTTTGAATAAAGAAACCTTTGTAATTCCACAAACTGCGCACAATATGAGCCAGCACGACAGTGGTTTGAAgtgaaataaacacaaagttAAGAAACTATTCCATATTTGTTATGAAAACGGCACCAGAAGGCACACAAATTATAACAAAGTATGGTTTTTTTCATCTCATTATCTCCTTATCACCCAATCCAGTTCAACAAACTAGAGTAATTTAAATGGTGGTGTATACATTTTAGAATCTACAAGATTTCTGGTTCTGAGGCCTAAGTACATTTGCATTTCACAGAGGCTGAGGTACGAGCTCTGGcaaaggagagacagaagaaggACAATCATAACCTTAGTAAGTTTGAATAGAAATTCTGGTTTTGTAAATGTTGATTATAGCTAAACAAATATGTTGTATGATAGCTTTAGTTCATATTTAGACATTGTTTCAAATGTTTGGCCAGCCATTATGTATGTCTAATGAGAACCATAAACAACAGAGTTTCGTATTGCATCAGTTTAGCCCTGTCGTGGACACTTTAGAGAAAATTAAggtttttcttaaaaaatatgTACAGTCTATAATCTAGCATATTAACACCAAtaacaatgttatttttattaattcaaTCTACAGTTGAACGCAGGCGGCGGTTTAATATCAACGATAGGATCAAAGAATTGGGAACATTAATTCCTAAGTCAAATGACCCGTAAGTATTAATATTAAGCAATCACCATGTGCCATATGTAATCCAGTCTTTCTCTCttgtctgcatgcatgtctgtccgtctataTACCCAGTCAATCATTATCCAATGACTTTATTTTTAAACACTTCTCTCCTAAAAGTCCATAGAGTGTAATCAGGGTAACTGGTCCCCTGTGGCGGTCCAGACAGAGATGTCGTCATGCTACTCAGCTGACTCCACACTGAGGGACCATTTCTTCTCTGTTACCCCCAGGGACATGCGCTGGAATAAGGGAACTATTCTCAAAGCCTCAGTCGACTACATTCGTAAGCTGCAGCGGGAGCAGCAGCGTGCCAAAGAGCTGGAGTTAAGGCAGAGGAGGCTGGAGCATGCTAACCGTCACCTGATGCTACGCATTCAGGTCTGTTAACTCCcgaaaacagaacagaacacacTGGGCCTACATGTTTCACTTAGCAGTCACCATAGGAACCGAACTGTGGAATTAGACCACACAGACTGCAGCGTCTAATTGGCTCTGGTTTGTTCCATATGAGGTCACCAAGCACCAAATGGAGACGATAGTAAAACATTGAAGCCTTTAACTATTGCAAAAACTCTGTTCTAGTGGTTAGGTTGAGTCCCAGCTGATGGGGTTTGGGTTAAATCAAAACGCAAGCATGCTCATTATGTCCCCGTATATGAAAAGATAATCATATTTGGAATACAACCTTCTGTTAAATGACTTAATTGTAAGAGTTTGAGATTCATGTTTAACTCTTCAATGGGCTGGGCTTTCAACAGCTTATTCTTAAATTAATGTTGCCATGTTGGTTTAGGAGTTGGAAATGCAGGCCCGAGCTCATGGCCTCGCAGTGGTGACGTCCCCGTCCTCCCTGTGCACCTCGGAGCTGATGGCCAGGGCCATCAAACAAGAGCCCCTGCTGGGCGGCGAGTGCCCCTCCGACCTATACCACCATAGCCCCACCCCTGACATGTCACCGCCCACTACGCTGGACCTGAACAACGGCACCATATCCTTCGACCCGATTCATTCAGATTCTGGAGATCCTTACCGCGCCTCCAAATCGGACAACGCGAAGGACAGCATCTTGTCGTCAGTCGCTCCGAGCGAGACGCTGCTGTCTTCCGGTTCCCCGGACCACTccgacagcagcagccgccgcagctCCAGCTCTAGCATGGACGAGAAGGAGAACGGCTGTTAGTGTGGACGGCTAACGGTTCACCTaccttaacttcgagacatggAGGACACGTTGTTAACTGTCGAAGTATTTCGAAGTTTTCAAAAACGAACGAGTGGCTATCGAAATGTTGTCAGCCATTCTCCGCAAGACAGAAGACGTTTTGCGttactttcttttttaaatctaTAGCTGGATTTTAATCTTTATCTTAAAAGTATTGTGGGCTTACATGAAAAGTAGCCAACATTACGTTGGGACCGCGTGTGATTCGTTATGCTGTTCCTGCTTGTGTCTTCCGTCGTCGCGGTTACTGACAAATGATCACAGGTGGAAGAGCAGATGCTGTGAGCAACGCTCAACGTCGCTCATATAAAGCTTTGGATCAATTTGTGGTTCGCTTTTATAAATCCAGGTTCAACAAAGGGATTACGTTTAACTTGTAGGCTACTCTACGACGTGGCAATAGGCCTCTGTTCATGAAATAAATTGCTTTATTCCACTAACATTAAAGATCCAGTGTGTAGAATTGAGTGGTCTGTAGTGAACCTGAGttggcagaaatggaatataacattcataagtatgttttaattagtGTTTAATCCCTTGAAAATaagaattatttttttctttacctAATTTTGAGCTCTTTATATCTACTTGGGGTGCGGGTCCTCTTTCACGAAGGCATCCATGGACGCCATTGTTCTATTGTTGCCCAGAACAGACAAACTGCAATTATTACCGTTGTTGTATAGGAGCCTTATAAAAAGCAATATTGTATCTGAAATGCTCACCTTAGTGTTAtggtatatatttatacatttactAAAAAACGAAATAGAATTCATAAATCTATCAAAGAGCGTCATCACTTGACTCGGCTACTCGATGTTGATAATTTTGGAAGTAGGTCTACTTACTGTCTGGAACCTTGGTACAGGACCTGTGTGAAGTTGGCCCCCcgtctcattcaaaatattaaaataacactgctgttcgtttgtgctaggtttgtgctggtttgtgccgtaaaaatgatcgtttgtgctggtaaggattttgagtaattcaaaattgcattttctggcatgtgacgtcacccagccccccgttcacgcccaaatctcatcaaaatagtcccaaacgttagtgctacgtttgtgctggtttgtgccgtcaaaagaaattgttttgctattatggtttcttagtttttcccgtttgatttttcacacatgacgtcactcagccccccgtcctccttcaaatcgcgtcaaaatggtctctatcgttagtgctacgtttgtgctggtttgtgcagtcaaaataaatatttgtgcaactatagtttaaaaggtattccagtttgatttttctcacgtgacgtcactcagccccccctccatcttcaaatcgcgt belongs to Gadus morhua chromosome 13, gadMor3.0, whole genome shotgun sequence and includes:
- the mitfa gene encoding melanocyte inducing transcription factor a, with protein sequence MLEMLEYNHYQVPSHLESPTKYQIQQAQRQQVRQYLSSTLGGKTGSQCPSQTPERGMPPGPASSAPNSPMALLTLSSNCEKEMDDVIDDIISLETSYNEDILGLMDSGVQILNTLPVSGNLLDMYSSQGINNSCSSSMSNIKREYTVGPGPGMMHMLEKPGPCSQYENYQRQEGYPVEAEVRALAKERQKKDNHNLIERRRRFNINDRIKELGTLIPKSNDPDMRWNKGTILKASVDYIRKLQREQQRAKELELRQRRLEHANRHLMLRIQELEMQARAHGLAVVTSPSSLCTSELMARAIKQEPLLGGECPSDLYHHSPTPDMSPPTTLDLNNGTISFDPIHSDSGDPYRASKSDNAKDSILSSVAPSETLLSSGSPDHSDSSSRRSSSSSMDEKENGC